One stretch of Pedobacter riviphilus DNA includes these proteins:
- a CDS encoding SusC/RagA family TonB-linked outer membrane protein has protein sequence MKKLLQSLFILLLFVSVAMAQERTITGTVTAKEDGTPIPGVSIKVIGTNIGVSTGADGKFSLKTSSGAKSLQFSSIGFSTQTVNIGASNVINVVLVTDSKVLGEVVVTALGIKREKRTLTYSTQEVSGGALVDAKENNLVNALAGKVAGVQITNSSGAAGGSSKIVIRGNTSLTGENGALFILDGVPIDNSEAGNPDGALSAGGTSNRAIDIDPNIIESVTILKGAAASALYGAAAARGVVIITTKTGKGKPSVTLSSGVTFDNPILPEFQDKYAQGSKGVYVDGNNGQLSSSSWGPLIDGLMVNGQPVEKHDPRKEFFKTGFTTDNTLAVNGSTDNSTYLVSYSYLKTNGTVPSTDFGRHSLFTKFSNKITKDITVTGQFNYVNSVNDRLAEGNGLASPYWTVYAAPISWNPFPTTNPDGSQRVYRAARNNPYWLVDNTKFVSAVNRFLPVLTVNYNPLPWLTITERGGADIYNDNSNYHEAPGIVGGESADGKMYNREINYKQFNNDIIVEAKKNFNEDWFASILLGNNILSNSQRVVFDKGVGLSVNDFYNINNASTQISSINNYTKRKIGYYAQLTTEYKRMISLSLTGRYDGTSVLSQDKNYYPYGSASAAFIFTEPLHLDDNDVLNFGKIRVSYSYVGNDNVGPYALNTTYVHPVISNIEFPYQGQNGFLLTNTYGDPNLKNEGLKEFETGIELKMFKSRLSIEATYFDKKSVDLITTTPITPSSGFNAATINAASMYNKGIELVLNGTPIKTKDITWNIGLNFSKIKNEVTEIGQGLENIQFAGFTNPGIFAYKNQPYGVIYGSRYKRNGDGKLLIDDNGYPIIDDQLGVIGNTTPKWNAGLTTSFTYKGLSLSAVFDMRYGGDVYNLDGHYLDFYGTTKKTEDRTATKVFDGIRESDGAVNTTVAKLDQGYYQNNESVVDETGVEDGTYYKLRQVTLAYNFNPAFLKRTPFKGLSISATGRNLWVYAPHYTGSDPEVSLYGTGNGASFTNFVTPTNRSYNFAIKATF, from the coding sequence ATGAAGAAACTACTACAAAGTTTGTTCATCCTGTTGCTATTTGTATCTGTTGCAATGGCACAAGAGAGAACCATTACGGGTACGGTTACCGCTAAAGAAGATGGTACACCGATTCCTGGGGTAAGTATTAAGGTAATCGGCACTAATATAGGCGTGTCAACTGGAGCAGATGGGAAGTTTTCACTGAAAACTTCATCAGGGGCAAAGAGTTTACAATTTTCATCTATCGGATTTTCAACGCAAACCGTTAATATCGGCGCTTCTAACGTAATTAATGTTGTGCTGGTTACTGATTCTAAAGTTTTAGGTGAGGTGGTTGTTACAGCTTTAGGCATAAAAAGAGAGAAACGCACACTAACCTATTCTACCCAGGAAGTTAGCGGAGGTGCTTTGGTAGATGCAAAAGAAAATAACCTGGTTAATGCCTTAGCTGGTAAAGTTGCCGGTGTTCAGATTACAAACTCCAGCGGCGCGGCAGGGGGGTCATCAAAAATTGTAATCCGGGGTAATACTTCATTAACAGGAGAAAACGGAGCCCTTTTTATTCTGGATGGTGTGCCGATTGATAATTCTGAGGCTGGTAATCCAGATGGTGCATTAAGTGCCGGAGGAACATCAAACCGTGCCATTGATATTGATCCGAATATTATAGAAAGCGTAACGATATTAAAAGGTGCAGCGGCAAGTGCATTGTATGGTGCTGCTGCAGCAAGAGGTGTTGTAATTATAACGACTAAAACCGGTAAAGGAAAGCCATCGGTAACCCTAAGTTCTGGCGTCACTTTTGATAATCCTATTTTGCCAGAATTTCAAGACAAATATGCTCAAGGCAGTAAGGGCGTTTATGTTGATGGAAATAATGGTCAGCTAAGTTCATCTTCATGGGGACCACTTATTGATGGTTTAATGGTAAATGGACAACCTGTTGAGAAACATGATCCAAGAAAGGAGTTCTTTAAAACAGGTTTTACCACAGATAATACCTTAGCGGTAAATGGTTCAACAGACAATTCTACTTATCTAGTTTCTTATTCCTATCTAAAAACGAATGGAACGGTACCGTCTACGGATTTTGGAAGACATTCATTATTTACGAAATTTTCGAATAAAATAACAAAAGATATCACTGTTACCGGGCAGTTTAACTATGTTAATTCTGTAAATGACCGCTTGGCGGAAGGTAATGGATTGGCTAGTCCTTATTGGACTGTTTATGCGGCCCCTATCTCATGGAATCCGTTCCCAACTACAAATCCAGATGGATCACAGCGTGTATACAGAGCGGCCAGGAACAATCCATATTGGTTGGTAGATAATACTAAGTTTGTATCTGCAGTTAACCGTTTTTTACCTGTACTTACAGTAAATTATAATCCTTTGCCATGGTTAACCATAACTGAACGCGGTGGTGCTGACATTTACAATGATAACAGTAACTACCATGAGGCACCAGGGATAGTAGGTGGAGAGTCTGCAGATGGCAAAATGTATAACCGTGAAATAAATTACAAACAGTTTAATAATGACATTATTGTAGAGGCCAAAAAGAACTTTAATGAAGATTGGTTTGCTAGCATACTTTTGGGGAACAACATTCTAAGTAACTCTCAACGGGTTGTGTTTGATAAGGGTGTAGGCTTATCTGTTAATGATTTTTATAACATCAATAATGCTTCCACTCAAATATCTTCTATAAATAATTATACTAAAAGAAAAATTGGTTATTATGCACAATTAACAACCGAGTATAAAAGGATGATATCTTTGTCGTTAACAGGGCGTTATGACGGTACTTCGGTTTTAAGCCAGGATAAAAATTATTATCCATATGGCTCTGCATCTGCTGCATTTATATTTACCGAACCGCTTCATTTAGATGATAATGACGTTTTAAATTTTGGTAAGATCAGGGTTTCTTATTCTTATGTAGGAAACGATAACGTAGGGCCATATGCTTTAAATACCACTTATGTACATCCAGTAATTTCGAATATAGAATTTCCTTATCAAGGTCAAAATGGATTTTTGCTAACCAATACTTATGGTGATCCAAATCTTAAAAATGAAGGATTAAAAGAGTTCGAAACAGGGATTGAACTAAAAATGTTTAAAAGTAGATTAAGTATAGAAGCTACCTATTTCGACAAAAAAAGTGTTGATTTAATTACCACTACTCCAATTACGCCATCATCAGGTTTTAATGCTGCTACCATCAATGCGGCAAGCATGTATAATAAGGGTATAGAATTAGTCTTGAATGGTACTCCTATTAAAACGAAAGATATTACGTGGAATATCGGTCTTAATTTCTCGAAAATAAAGAATGAAGTTACAGAAATTGGCCAGGGCTTGGAGAATATACAATTTGCAGGCTTTACAAACCCAGGTATTTTTGCCTATAAAAACCAACCTTACGGTGTAATATATGGTTCGAGGTATAAAAGAAACGGCGATGGTAAATTATTGATCGATGATAATGGATATCCGATTATTGACGATCAACTTGGTGTAATTGGAAATACAACACCAAAATGGAATGCAGGTTTAACTACAAGTTTCACTTATAAAGGATTGAGCTTGTCTGCCGTATTCGATATGAGGTATGGTGGTGACGTTTATAATTTAGACGGTCATTATTTAGATTTTTATGGAACGACCAAAAAAACTGAAGACAGGACAGCGACCAAAGTATTTGATGGTATTAGAGAAAGCGATGGGGCGGTAAATACAACTGTAGCTAAACTCGATCAGGGGTATTATCAAAATAATGAAAGTGTTGTAGATGAAACCGGCGTAGAGGATGGTACTTATTATAAATTAAGACAAGTGACATTGGCTTATAACTTTAATCCGGCTTTTTTAAAGAGAACACCATTTAAAGGATTAAGTATATCGGCCACAGGCAGAAACTTATGGGTTTACGCCCCTCATTATACAGGATCTGATCCAGAAGTGAGTTTGTATGGAACGGGTAACGGCGCAAGTTTTACCAATTTTGTTACCCCAACAAACAGGAGTTATAATTTTGCAATAAAAGCAACCTTTTAA
- a CDS encoding TonB-dependent receptor, producing MIRILFKNTLAILLFLTSAQLFAQGLKGKVTDSAGLAIPGATIQVVGSKIGTSSDGNGLYALKFTSAGAYKVRISFTGYQTAEVAVQIDNTVKTMDFVLQDAKELLSDVVVVGSRSTPRTNIESVVPVDLISTKDVKVFAQTDLTQILNFVAPSFSSNRQTVSDGTDHIDPASLRGLGPDQVLVLVNGKRRHTTALVNINGTFGRGSVGTDLNSIPVSAIERIEVLRDGAAAQYGSDAIAGVINIVLKKVTPYSFSTSFGQSSSSALGRDFSDGRTFQVDFSKGWAFKNDKGFINFAAQYLQRGYTNRGGLDTRPLLYSANPTKGSTETEADFQARFASLKAADDARAAANGLDRNNMRVGNSDSKNGGGFLNGQFNFGKTTQLYYAAGFTHKTGSAAGFYRLPTQTTQIDLSIYPNGFLPFIDTKINDYSFSAGLRGKIGTWDYDLSNTSGENTIEFNIDNTVNASLPTGTSPTSFYAGELLFRQNTSNLDLSKKHTFDGGFLTSLNTAFGGEFRIDNYQIKEGELLSYSNGGRLIGTSPTASGAQVFPGFKPSNALDKSRHNVGAYADLEAEFGSRVTLEAAGRYENYSDFGSNFSYKFTGKIKLFGDVSLRGAYATGFRAPSLHQQYFNNESTQFVGTNATQVLTVNNANPIVAQFGVGALKPEISKSGSLGLAGKIAKTFTFTVDAYNIDISDRIVFSSQYARERSGGVLVPTGVVNQILNTVDPTAQINSVQFFTNAITTNTAGIDVVLTNRFNLGAKSSLILSVAGNVNKTVVRSIQGSDKIESDPTLKAKLFDRLERSRFESSVPKNKLNITATYNVSKLSFVARTVRFGEVTYLNAIDPNIPANGLPVQLDQTFAPKWITDFSVSYAASKTWSVTVGANNIFDVYPDRLYINPRNNENNLSGDAASNYSGGLDNTSNGRFLYSRAVSQFGFNGRYVYGKIACTF from the coding sequence ATGATAAGAATTTTATTCAAAAACACCCTCGCTATTCTCCTTTTTCTAACGTCGGCCCAATTATTTGCGCAAGGCTTAAAAGGTAAAGTTACAGATTCGGCCGGCCTGGCTATACCTGGTGCAACTATTCAGGTAGTTGGCTCAAAAATTGGAACATCTTCCGATGGAAATGGGCTCTATGCCTTAAAATTTACGTCAGCAGGAGCTTATAAAGTCCGGATTTCTTTTACTGGTTACCAAACAGCTGAAGTAGCCGTTCAGATTGATAATACTGTAAAAACGATGGATTTTGTACTGCAGGATGCGAAAGAACTTTTAAGTGATGTAGTTGTGGTCGGATCAAGATCAACACCAAGAACGAACATCGAAAGTGTGGTCCCCGTTGATCTGATTTCTACAAAAGACGTTAAAGTATTTGCGCAGACAGATTTAACGCAGATTTTAAACTTTGTAGCGCCATCTTTTAGCTCTAACCGACAAACCGTTTCTGATGGAACGGATCACATCGATCCGGCATCTTTACGTGGTTTAGGACCAGATCAGGTCTTGGTTTTGGTAAACGGAAAACGCAGGCATACTACAGCATTGGTAAACATTAATGGTACTTTCGGACGGGGTTCTGTTGGAACCGATTTAAATTCTATCCCGGTTTCGGCGATAGAACGCATTGAGGTGTTACGTGATGGTGCTGCGGCGCAGTACGGTTCGGATGCTATTGCCGGGGTAATCAATATTGTGTTAAAAAAGGTAACGCCTTATAGTTTCTCTACCTCTTTTGGCCAATCTTCTTCAAGTGCCTTAGGACGCGATTTTAGCGATGGCAGAACTTTTCAGGTTGATTTTAGCAAAGGCTGGGCATTTAAAAACGACAAAGGTTTCATTAATTTTGCGGCACAATACCTCCAAAGGGGCTATACGAACCGGGGTGGTTTAGATACCCGTCCATTATTGTATTCTGCAAATCCAACTAAGGGTTCGACAGAAACAGAAGCCGATTTTCAGGCCCGTTTTGCCAGTTTAAAAGCTGCCGATGACGCCAGGGCTGCAGCAAATGGTTTAGATAGAAACAACATGCGTGTAGGTAATTCTGACTCCAAAAACGGTGGAGGGTTTTTAAACGGGCAGTTCAATTTTGGTAAAACTACCCAATTGTATTATGCAGCAGGTTTTACCCATAAAACGGGTAGTGCAGCGGGTTTTTATCGTTTGCCAACACAAACTACTCAGATAGATTTGTCGATCTACCCTAACGGGTTTTTACCATTTATCGATACCAAAATCAATGATTATTCATTTTCTGCAGGTTTAAGAGGTAAAATAGGCACCTGGGATTACGACCTAAGTAATACAAGTGGAGAGAATACCATTGAGTTTAATATTGACAACACGGTAAATGCCTCTTTACCAACAGGTACAAGCCCTACTTCATTTTATGCTGGAGAGTTACTATTCAGACAGAACACCAGTAATCTTGATTTAAGCAAAAAGCACACTTTTGACGGTGGATTTTTAACTTCGTTAAATACTGCTTTTGGGGGAGAATTTAGAATAGATAACTATCAGATCAAAGAAGGCGAGCTGTTATCCTATTCAAATGGTGGAAGGTTGATCGGAACATCCCCTACTGCATCTGGCGCACAGGTATTTCCTGGTTTTAAGCCTAGCAATGCGCTGGATAAATCGCGGCATAATGTTGGAGCCTATGCCGATTTAGAAGCTGAATTTGGATCAAGGGTAACCTTAGAAGCCGCTGGCCGCTATGAAAACTACAGTGATTTTGGTTCAAACTTCTCTTATAAATTTACAGGTAAGATTAAGCTTTTTGGAGATGTTTCATTGCGGGGAGCTTATGCAACCGGCTTTAGGGCTCCTTCATTACACCAACAATACTTTAATAACGAGAGTACACAGTTTGTTGGCACAAACGCAACCCAGGTTTTAACAGTAAATAATGCAAACCCTATTGTTGCCCAATTTGGTGTTGGTGCATTAAAACCTGAAATTTCTAAATCGGGAAGTTTAGGCTTAGCAGGCAAAATAGCCAAAACCTTTACTTTTACCGTTGATGCTTATAACATTGATATCAGCGATCGTATTGTTTTCTCCAGCCAATATGCCCGCGAGCGTTCTGGCGGGGTTTTAGTGCCAACAGGTGTGGTGAACCAGATTTTAAACACGGTAGATCCAACGGCACAAATTAACAGCGTACAGTTTTTTACCAATGCCATTACCACCAATACTGCCGGGATAGATGTGGTTTTAACCAATAGGTTCAATTTAGGTGCAAAAAGCAGCTTAATTTTAAGTGTTGCCGGAAATGTAAACAAAACCGTGGTGAGGAGTATTCAGGGCTCTGACAAAATTGAAAGTGATCCAACTTTAAAGGCTAAATTATTCGATCGTTTGGAACGCTCTCGTTTCGAAAGTTCCGTACCTAAAAACAAGTTAAATATTACCGCAACCTATAATGTAAGTAAATTATCATTCGTGGCAAGAACAGTCCGTTTTGGAGAGGTTACTTATTTAAATGCCATCGATCCAAATATCCCTGCCAATGGTTTACCAGTTCAATTGGATCAAACTTTTGCCCCGAAATGGATAACTGATTTCTCTGTAAGTTACGCCGCAAGCAAAACCTGGTCTGTTACGGTAGGAGCCAATAATATTTTTGATGTTTATCCTGATAGATTATATATCAATCCACGTAATAATGAAAATAATTTGAGCGGAGACGCTGCCAGTAATTATTCTGGGGGATTAGACAACACCTCGAATGGTAGATTTTTGTACTCAAGAGCCGTTAGTCAGTTTGGCTTTAATGGCAGGTATGTTTACGGAAAAATTGCCTGTACGTTTTAA
- a CDS encoding PSP1 domain-containing protein: MGCGSCSTGGGCTPNGCKSNGSCGTGGCQTMEVHDWLSNLDMPSNYKPFQVTEIKFKGSRKEFFLNNDNIYLEIGELVAVEGPTGGFDVGHVSLTGELVRIQMKRRKTALDQVTKKIYRKATEADVEKWNAAKGMEWETMHKARKLALDLRLQMKISDVDYQADKTKATFFYTADGRVDFRELIKKMAESFRIRIEMRQIGMRQEAGRLGGIGSCGRELCCSTWLTNFKTVSTAAARYQNLSLNTLKLAGQCGKLKCCLNYELDTYLDALKDIPDRIENLDTEAGYARHQKTDIFKKIMWFSYQGDENWIPVKAARVKEIMAMNKAGKKAPNLKEEAVQVAVPVVIEKSFDYENVVGQDSLTRLDERSRGKNNQNKNNNQKNNRNNNQNRRERVPAGEKNAGANNRAQQPQHGAQKAQQGGKQQPNGSKPQQNAGQKPQQTVPKPQHVNGPKPQNNKQKQQPQAQKSVVKAEGSVAAEGVKPEQSKNKNRNNRRKNNNRRNNNNGSENKPAAE, from the coding sequence ATGGGATGTGGAAGTTGTTCAACAGGTGGTGGCTGCACCCCTAATGGATGCAAAAGTAATGGCTCATGCGGCACCGGTGGTTGCCAAACAATGGAAGTTCACGATTGGCTGTCTAATTTGGATATGCCTTCTAATTATAAACCTTTTCAGGTTACAGAAATCAAATTTAAAGGCTCACGTAAAGAGTTTTTCCTCAATAACGATAACATTTACCTCGAAATTGGGGAACTTGTTGCCGTTGAAGGGCCAACTGGTGGTTTTGATGTAGGGCACGTTTCGCTTACGGGTGAATTGGTGCGTATCCAGATGAAACGCCGCAAAACTGCGCTTGATCAGGTAACCAAAAAAATCTACCGTAAGGCTACAGAGGCTGATGTGGAGAAATGGAATGCCGCCAAAGGGATGGAATGGGAAACCATGCATAAAGCCCGTAAACTGGCGCTCGATCTCCGTTTGCAGATGAAAATCAGTGATGTAGATTACCAGGCTGATAAAACCAAAGCAACATTTTTTTATACTGCCGATGGACGTGTGGATTTCCGTGAGCTGATTAAAAAAATGGCGGAGAGTTTCCGTATCAGAATTGAAATGCGCCAGATCGGGATGCGCCAGGAAGCTGGCCGTTTAGGTGGGATTGGCTCCTGCGGCCGCGAATTATGCTGCTCTACCTGGTTAACTAATTTTAAAACAGTTTCTACAGCTGCGGCGCGTTATCAGAACCTCTCGTTAAATACATTAAAGCTTGCTGGCCAGTGCGGTAAATTAAAATGCTGTTTAAACTATGAGCTTGATACCTATTTAGATGCATTAAAGGATATTCCGGACAGGATTGAAAACCTGGATACAGAAGCGGGTTATGCTCGTCATCAAAAGACAGATATTTTCAAAAAAATTATGTGGTTTAGTTACCAGGGCGATGAAAACTGGATTCCGGTTAAAGCAGCCAGGGTAAAAGAAATCATGGCCATGAACAAAGCAGGCAAAAAAGCACCTAATTTAAAAGAAGAAGCCGTACAGGTTGCTGTGCCTGTGGTAATAGAAAAATCTTTCGATTATGAAAATGTAGTTGGTCAGGATAGTTTAACCCGCTTAGACGAACGTTCTCGTGGCAAAAACAACCAGAATAAAAACAATAACCAGAAAAACAACCGCAACAATAATCAAAATAGAAGGGAAAGAGTACCAGCCGGAGAAAAGAACGCTGGAGCTAATAACAGAGCTCAGCAGCCTCAACATGGTGCACAGAAAGCTCAACAAGGCGGAAAACAACAACCTAACGGATCAAAACCGCAGCAAAATGCAGGTCAAAAGCCCCAACAGACTGTTCCGAAACCACAGCATGTTAATGGACCAAAACCTCAAAACAATAAGCAAAAACAGCAGCCACAAGCACAAAAGTCTGTAGTAAAAGCTGAAGGAAGTGTAGCGGCAGAGGGTGTTAAGCCAGAGCAGAGCAAAAATAAGAATAGAAATAACCGTAGGAAAAATAACAACCGCCGAAACAATAATAATGGTTCAGAAAATAAACCTGCTGCTGAATAA
- a CDS encoding gliding motility lipoprotein GldH: protein MVTLFVGCTASVIDSNVEIANRRWTYRNHISTAFEIKDNTKAYNIYFKLRHTADYKYANIFILAHFKDGKKMITKRYQYKLAKNDGEWLGSGSGNVFSYSLPMLTNYHFPRNGKFEIEIEQNMRDNPLLEVSDVGVLVDLAQ from the coding sequence ATGGTTACATTATTTGTTGGCTGCACGGCCAGCGTAATTGATAGCAATGTAGAAATTGCCAATCGCAGGTGGACTTACCGTAATCATATTTCGACAGCATTTGAAATAAAAGACAATACCAAAGCCTATAATATTTATTTCAAGCTAAGGCATACCGCAGATTATAAATACGCCAATATATTTATTCTTGCCCATTTTAAGGATGGTAAAAAAATGATAACCAAACGTTATCAATATAAATTGGCTAAAAATGATGGCGAATGGTTGGGTAGTGGTTCTGGAAACGTGTTCAGCTATAGTTTACCCATGCTAACCAATTATCATTTTCCGAGAAATGGCAAGTTTGAAATCGAAATTGAGCAGAATATGCGCGATAATCCACTTTTGGAGGTAAGTGATGTCGGTGTTTTAGTTGATTTGGCTCAATAA
- a CDS encoding SusD/RagB family nutrient-binding outer membrane lipoprotein: MKIIYYSIVTVLLLSFTGCKKFLDINQDPNNPTKVQESLILSPVELYTTTQIAAGYPSVTTAYWTQQLALNQESPNIDTYRITPTDVNNTWSFDLYPAIFYNLRTLISNADQKGSTAYSGVGKVLLAYNLAVCTDLWGDIPYSQAFQALNGTKPIYDSQESIYKVIQSTLDDAIAKLSSTSSGKAIGSDDFIYGGNLGAWKKFAYTLKARYYLRLSKAAGYSAATQADLALAALQNGFASNADNASITYVGTAKAENPWYQNTLPGAGGVVLSSYLVNILKANNDPRLPVLANQGSGSNYIGRTSGTAAATDPTIYATVGTFYGGYIDGNDSGSAAPVFLATYAEALFIKAEATLYKSGAAAATPIYNSAIGAHMDMLKVAAADKATYLAAHATLDATTPLKTIIGEKYIADFLSLEVYNDWRRTGYPALSVVQNAFKPYIPQRFPYPSQEITSNPQPQQSIATSTKVWWAN; encoded by the coding sequence ATGAAAATTATATATTATTCAATAGTCACTGTATTGCTGCTTTCTTTTACGGGCTGTAAAAAATTTTTGGATATCAATCAAGATCCCAATAATCCTACAAAGGTGCAGGAATCATTGATTTTATCTCCTGTTGAGCTTTATACCACTACGCAAATTGCCGCTGGTTATCCATCGGTTACAACAGCTTATTGGACACAACAACTGGCACTAAATCAAGAATCACCCAATATCGATACTTATCGCATTACCCCGACAGATGTAAACAATACCTGGAGTTTTGACCTTTATCCTGCTATCTTTTATAATTTACGCACCCTGATCAGTAATGCCGATCAGAAAGGTAGTACTGCTTATTCAGGTGTTGGCAAAGTGTTATTAGCCTATAATTTAGCTGTTTGTACCGATTTATGGGGCGACATTCCATATTCACAGGCATTTCAGGCACTAAATGGCACAAAACCAATATATGATTCCCAAGAAAGTATCTATAAGGTTATTCAAAGTACACTTGATGATGCTATTGCTAAACTAAGCAGTACATCATCTGGAAAAGCTATTGGTTCTGACGATTTTATTTACGGCGGAAATTTAGGTGCGTGGAAGAAATTTGCCTATACGCTTAAGGCTCGATATTATCTGCGTTTGAGTAAAGCGGCGGGTTATAGTGCTGCCACCCAGGCCGATTTGGCCCTTGCAGCACTACAGAATGGTTTCGCTTCAAATGCGGATAATGCTTCCATCACTTATGTAGGAACGGCAAAAGCAGAAAATCCCTGGTATCAAAATACATTGCCAGGTGCCGGTGGTGTTGTTTTGTCATCTTATCTTGTTAATATTTTAAAAGCGAATAACGACCCAAGATTGCCAGTTTTAGCAAATCAAGGTTCGGGTAGCAATTATATTGGTAGAACGAGTGGTACAGCGGCAGCCACAGACCCAACCATATACGCTACTGTAGGAACATTTTATGGCGGGTATATTGATGGGAATGATAGTGGCTCAGCTGCTCCCGTATTCCTGGCTACTTATGCTGAAGCATTATTTATTAAAGCAGAGGCCACACTTTATAAATCAGGGGCCGCTGCAGCAACGCCGATATATAACAGTGCGATTGGAGCACACATGGATATGTTAAAGGTAGCTGCTGCAGATAAGGCTACTTATCTTGCTGCTCATGCAACACTTGATGCAACTACCCCTTTAAAAACGATAATTGGCGAAAAATACATTGCCGATTTTTTATCACTTGAAGTGTATAACGACTGGCGAAGAACAGGATATCCTGCCTTATCTGTAGTTCAAAATGCCTTTAAGCCTTATATTCCACAACGTTTTCCTTATCCATCTCAAGAAATCACTTCAAACCCGCAACCTCAGCAAAGTATAGCTACCTCTACTAAGGTTTGGTGGGCCAACTAA
- a CDS encoding UDP-N-acetylmuramoyl-tripeptide--D-alanyl-D-alanine ligase, whose protein sequence is MTSTETLYQHYLRHNVISTDTRNITPDCIFFALKGDLFNANEFAAQAIEKGAAYAVIDEEKYATNNQCLLVEDVLSTLQDLARHHRKQLSIPVIGLTGSNGKTTSKELVNAVLAERYKTFATFGNLNNHIGVPLSILSITDDVQIAVIEMGANHQKEIELLCTIAQPTHGIITNVGMAHLDGFGGFEGVKKGKAELYAYLKETHGYTFINRDNPYLLEMSNAAGLNKLIYYGTENGNTIKGELKSSDPFIEVDWTNHDVSSSVKTNLTGSYNFENILAAICIGDFFDMSPEEINTGLSNYQPKNNRSQLTKTEKNTVICDFYNANPSSMTAALKNIAVLSADKKTAILGDMFELGPESPDQHELIAKQANESGLDQLIFIGKDFFIFKDNFKGTFFETPAEAATYLQENPVRDHLVLLKGSRGMKLESLLQYL, encoded by the coding sequence ATGACAAGTACAGAAACCCTTTATCAGCATTACTTAAGGCACAACGTTATTTCTACCGATACCAGAAACATTACCCCTGATTGTATTTTTTTTGCGCTTAAAGGAGATCTTTTTAATGCCAACGAATTTGCCGCTCAAGCAATTGAAAAAGGCGCAGCTTATGCTGTTATAGATGAAGAAAAGTATGCTACAAACAATCAGTGCCTGCTGGTTGAAGACGTGTTAAGCACTTTGCAGGATCTGGCACGCCATCACCGTAAACAACTTAGTATTCCGGTTATTGGCTTAACAGGGAGCAATGGTAAAACAACGAGTAAAGAGTTGGTAAATGCGGTTTTAGCAGAGCGATATAAAACCTTTGCCACCTTCGGTAACTTAAACAATCATATCGGCGTTCCATTGTCTATATTATCCATTACGGATGATGTGCAGATTGCAGTAATCGAGATGGGTGCCAACCACCAAAAAGAAATAGAACTGCTCTGTACCATTGCGCAGCCTACCCATGGCATCATTACCAATGTGGGCATGGCCCATTTAGATGGCTTCGGCGGATTTGAAGGCGTAAAAAAGGGAAAGGCTGAGCTTTACGCCTATTTAAAAGAAACCCATGGTTATACTTTTATCAATAGAGACAATCCATACTTGCTTGAAATGAGCAATGCCGCAGGCTTGAATAAACTGATTTATTATGGAACAGAAAACGGCAATACCATTAAAGGGGAGTTAAAAAGCAGCGATCCATTTATCGAAGTGGATTGGACCAACCATGACGTTTCTTCTTCAGTCAAAACCAATTTAACAGGAAGTTATAACTTCGAAAATATTTTGGCAGCCATCTGTATTGGTGATTTTTTCGACATGAGCCCTGAAGAGATCAACACCGGTTTATCGAATTATCAGCCGAAAAACAACCGTTCTCAATTAACCAAAACAGAAAAGAATACTGTAATCTGCGATTTTTATAATGCAAACCCAAGCAGCATGACCGCTGCACTGAAAAATATCGCAGTATTATCGGCTGATAAAAAGACTGCCATTTTGGGTGATATGTTCGAATTAGGCCCTGAGTCACCTGACCAGCACGAACTTATTGCAAAGCAAGCTAATGAAAGTGGTTTAGACCAACTCATTTTTATAGGGAAGGATTTCTTTATATTTAAAGACAATTTTAAAGGTACATTTTTCGAAACCCCGGCCGAGGCCGCCACTTACTTACAGGAAAATCCGGTTCGGGATCATTTAGTACTGCTAAAAGGATCAAGAGGAATGAAACTGGAAAGTTTGCTGCAGTATTTATAG